Sequence from the Aquimarina sp. Aq107 genome:
CTTCAATTACGAAAAACTGTATTCAACATAAGTTAATAACTAATATATTTAGAGTATTCTTATTTATTAAATGCAGTAATAAAGTAAATTTGTTTCTGGTTAAGACAAAATTATATGTTGAAAAAATCATTTTATAGTCACGGCAAACTTCTCCTAACTTCAGAATATCTTGTTCTTGATGGCATCAAAGCACTAGCATTACCTACAAAACTTGGACAATGGTTAAAAGTTGAAGAAAATGATTCTGATCATATTTCTTGGAAAAGCTTTGATAAAGATGGTGATTGCTGGTTCGAAACCATTATTAAACTCCCTTTAGCAATTTCAGAAGCTAATTCATCTAACACACGTTTCTTAACAGATGAAGAAGGTTTAGGAATTTCCGAAACACTTTTAGAAATACTGAAAGTAGCTCAGGAACTAAATCCTGATTTTCTTTCTGGCGAAAAAGGATGTTACGTAGAAACTCACTTAGAGTTTAATCGAAAATGGGGATTAGGCTCTTCTTCAACACTTATAAATAATATTGCTCAATGGGCAGATGTCAATGCTTTTACATTGCTAAAAAAAAGTTTTGGAGGAAGCGGTTATGATATTGCTAGTGCACAACACACTACACCAATTTTTTATATACGAAAAGAAGATACTCCTGTAATCAGTATTGCCGAATTTGATCCTATTTTTAAAGATCATTTGTTTTTTGTCTATCTTAATCAAAAACAAGATAGTAAACAATCCATCAAGCACTATCAATCTTTACCTCTTAAGGATTTTGATATTGCTTCGGAAAAGATTAGAGAAATTACCAATTCACTAGTAGAATGTTCTTCATTAGAAGAGTTTTGTAAACTTATTGATCTACACGAACAAACAATATCTAAAATTATCAAAACGCCTACCATAAAATCTACCTTATTTTCGGATTATTCAGGAAGCATAAAAAGCCTTGGTGGATGGGGAGGAGATTTTGTCCTAGCCACTGGAACTATTTCTGACATGAATTATTTTTCTAATAAAGGTTATGAAACTATTATACCTTATTCTGAAATGGTTCTGTAATATTTTTTTTTTGAAAAATGGATAGTTTGCATTTTTTTACTAGTAAATAACATTCATTCCTCTATATAAAATATCTATAATACAGGTTTTTTACACCTTTAATATTTTTCAAAAAATTACCTATAAACTAGGTATTTAGAAGAGTTTTTACATCTTAATCATCATTCAAAACATCATGTTCATAAAATGTAAAGATTGCGATATAAATACAATACTACTATTCTGCGTTATCTTTAAT
This genomic interval carries:
- a CDS encoding GYDIA family GHMP kinase, with the protein product MLKKSFYSHGKLLLTSEYLVLDGIKALALPTKLGQWLKVEENDSDHISWKSFDKDGDCWFETIIKLPLAISEANSSNTRFLTDEEGLGISETLLEILKVAQELNPDFLSGEKGCYVETHLEFNRKWGLGSSSTLINNIAQWADVNAFTLLKKSFGGSGYDIASAQHTTPIFYIRKEDTPVISIAEFDPIFKDHLFFVYLNQKQDSKQSIKHYQSLPLKDFDIASEKIREITNSLVECSSLEEFCKLIDLHEQTISKIIKTPTIKSTLFSDYSGSIKSLGGWGGDFVLATGTISDMNYFSNKGYETIIPYSEMVL